Proteins encoded by one window of Streptacidiphilus sp. PB12-B1b:
- a CDS encoding mandelate racemase/muconate lactonizing enzyme family protein, whose protein sequence is MRITHVTTYILKQPTETAYLGNLEHGTAPQADRGYFVRPPWRSLYSARMETVLVAVTTDDGLEGWGEALAPVGPEVVAAIIDRMLGPWLIGRDPRAVRPLWDGMRDLMRERGHLVGHQADALAALDIALWDLTGRASGLSVAELLGGAYRKQIPAYVSGLPEPTDEGRARLAADWQARGAFAVKLAVGNGVDADLATYDAVAAAAPGLRIAVDAHWVYPLSEALELGRELDRRRALFFEAPMAPEDTEGHRDLASRITTPVAVGESLRNRYEFRDWLSRRALGLAQPDVARTGITEAVAIATLADAHNVPVACHHSVGLGVALAAGLHVSAATPNCPYFEFQHTPLPFAQRILRTPLTAGPTGFTLPEGPGLGIDVDRETVLTLAKESRS, encoded by the coding sequence ATGCGTATCACTCACGTGACGACCTATATCCTCAAACAGCCCACGGAGACCGCATACCTCGGAAACCTCGAGCACGGGACCGCACCGCAGGCCGACCGCGGATACTTCGTCCGCCCGCCGTGGCGCAGTCTCTACTCCGCCCGTATGGAGACCGTCCTGGTCGCCGTCACCACCGACGACGGCCTGGAGGGCTGGGGCGAGGCGCTGGCCCCGGTCGGCCCGGAGGTGGTCGCCGCCATCATCGACCGCATGCTGGGGCCGTGGCTGATCGGCCGGGATCCCCGCGCCGTGCGTCCGCTCTGGGACGGCATGCGGGACCTCATGCGCGAGCGCGGCCACCTGGTCGGCCACCAGGCCGACGCCCTGGCCGCGCTCGACATCGCGCTGTGGGACCTGACCGGCAGGGCGTCGGGGCTCTCGGTCGCCGAACTCCTGGGCGGCGCCTACCGCAAGCAGATCCCCGCGTACGTCTCCGGCCTGCCCGAACCGACCGACGAGGGCCGGGCCCGGCTCGCCGCCGACTGGCAGGCGCGGGGCGCCTTCGCGGTGAAGCTCGCCGTCGGCAACGGCGTCGACGCCGACCTGGCCACCTACGACGCGGTGGCCGCCGCCGCCCCCGGCCTGCGCATCGCCGTGGACGCGCACTGGGTGTACCCGCTGTCCGAGGCGCTGGAGCTGGGACGCGAGCTCGACCGCCGCCGCGCGCTGTTCTTCGAGGCCCCGATGGCGCCCGAGGACACCGAGGGCCACCGCGACCTGGCCTCACGCATCACCACCCCGGTGGCGGTCGGCGAGTCCCTGCGCAACCGCTACGAGTTCCGCGACTGGCTCTCCCGCCGCGCCCTGGGCCTGGCCCAGCCGGACGTCGCCCGTACCGGTATCACCGAGGCCGTCGCCATCGCCACCCTCGCCGACGCCCACAACGTCCCGGTGGCCTGCCACCACTCGGTGGGCCTCGGCGTGGCCCTGGCCGCCGGACTGCACGTCTCCGCGGCCACCCCCAACTGCCCCTACTTCGAGTTCCAGCACACCCCGCTGCCGTTCGCCCAGCGCATCCTGCGCACCCCGCTGACCGCCGGACCCACCGGTTTCACCCTCCCCGAGGGCCCCGGGCTGGGCATCGACGTCGACCGCGAAACCGTCCTCACGCTCGCCAAGGAGAGCCGATCGTGA
- a CDS encoding dihydrodipicolinate synthase family protein: protein MTSSAPTGLIPILATPFTDSGRLDTPSLRSLVEFQLDAGVDGLAVFGMASEGFALTAEDRAAVLREVRDVAGPELPLVAGVNGTSTVVAVEQARQAAAGGADQLMVLPPFFVKPSRQQVIDFFGEVAAATGASVMLQDAPGVTGVAIDVAAIATLAETPGITSVKVEAPPTPIKVSAVVAAAPGGFAVLGGQNALSLIEEYDNGSVGTMPACEFADLLRRVLDDLAVGRRADARAAFARLLPLIHLGMRPGQAWAVHKEVLRRRGIIASGAVRLPAQELDPLTSRALGEIVDDLRLPAWRKVPA from the coding sequence GTGACATCCAGCGCCCCCACCGGGCTGATACCCATCCTGGCCACCCCGTTCACCGACTCCGGCCGGCTCGACACCCCCTCGCTCCGCTCCCTGGTCGAGTTCCAGCTCGACGCCGGGGTCGACGGCCTCGCCGTCTTCGGCATGGCGAGCGAGGGCTTCGCGCTGACCGCGGAGGACCGCGCCGCCGTCCTGCGCGAGGTGCGCGACGTCGCCGGGCCGGAGCTGCCGCTGGTGGCCGGCGTCAACGGCACCAGCACCGTGGTCGCCGTCGAGCAGGCCCGGCAGGCCGCGGCCGGCGGCGCCGACCAGCTGATGGTGCTCCCCCCGTTCTTCGTCAAGCCCAGCCGGCAGCAGGTCATCGACTTCTTCGGCGAGGTCGCGGCCGCCACCGGGGCGAGCGTCATGCTCCAGGACGCGCCCGGCGTCACCGGCGTCGCCATCGACGTGGCCGCGATCGCCACCCTGGCCGAGACCCCCGGCATCACCTCGGTCAAGGTGGAGGCCCCGCCGACGCCGATCAAGGTGTCGGCGGTGGTCGCCGCCGCCCCCGGCGGCTTCGCCGTCCTCGGCGGCCAGAACGCCCTGTCGCTGATCGAGGAGTACGACAACGGCAGCGTCGGCACCATGCCCGCCTGCGAGTTCGCCGACCTGCTCCGCCGCGTCCTGGACGACCTGGCGGTCGGCCGGCGCGCGGACGCCCGCGCCGCCTTCGCCCGGCTGCTGCCGCTCATCCACCTCGGCATGCGCCCGGGCCAGGCGTGGGCCGTGCACAAGGAGGTGCTGCGCCGACGCGGCATCATCGCCTCGGGCGCGGTCCGGCTCCCGGCCCAGGAACTCGACCCGTTGACGTCCCGCGCCCTCGGCGAGATCGTGGACGACCTCCGGCTGCCCGCCTGGCGGAAGGTCCCCGCATGA
- a CDS encoding SDR family NAD(P)-dependent oxidoreductase, translating to MSRSVLLIGSSSPIGQAIAYGFARQGDRVVGVSLDGKADAALTESLALDAGTPEGADEAVRRTVERLGSLDVLVLAAAVMAPAAAHRAAPEDWHRAIDNTLHAAFFPARAALPVLPPGGSIVAVSSVNATLAAPWLPGYSAAKAGVEGLVRQLALDYGVRGIRANAVAPGMIGNADLPRVTEGYPLGRVGRPADVAEAVLFLASADFVTGAVLPVDGGLSIASPAAFLRPDLHDRLLQNRTADG from the coding sequence ATGAGCCGCTCCGTCCTGCTGATCGGCAGCTCCTCCCCGATCGGGCAGGCCATCGCGTACGGCTTCGCCCGGCAGGGCGACCGGGTGGTCGGCGTCTCCCTCGACGGCAAGGCCGATGCCGCCCTCACCGAGAGCCTGGCGCTGGACGCCGGCACCCCGGAGGGTGCCGACGAGGCCGTGCGCCGCACCGTGGAACGGCTCGGCAGCCTCGACGTCCTGGTCCTCGCCGCAGCCGTGATGGCCCCGGCTGCGGCGCACCGGGCCGCCCCCGAGGACTGGCACCGGGCGATCGACAACACCCTGCACGCCGCGTTCTTCCCGGCCCGCGCCGCCCTGCCGGTGCTGCCGCCCGGCGGCAGCATCGTCGCGGTCAGCTCGGTCAACGCCACCCTGGCCGCCCCCTGGCTGCCGGGCTACTCCGCCGCCAAGGCCGGGGTGGAGGGGCTGGTGCGGCAGCTGGCCCTGGACTACGGCGTGCGCGGCATCCGCGCCAACGCCGTCGCCCCGGGCATGATCGGCAACGCCGACCTGCCCAGGGTCACCGAGGGCTATCCGCTCGGCCGGGTCGGGCGGCCCGCTGACGTCGCCGAGGCCGTGCTGTTCCTGGCCTCGGCCGACTTCGTCACCGGGGCGGTCCTCCCGGTCGACGGCGGGCTGTCCATCGCCTCGCCCGCCGCGTTCCTCCGCCCCGACCTGCACGACCGGCTGCTGCAGAACCGCACCGCGGACGGCTGA
- a CDS encoding SMP-30/gluconolactonase/LRE family protein: MSAAVVRTPLPRALLGEAPRFDAADSSLSWVDLLAGRLWLARLRPDAPVDAPVDAPADAWADDAWTAAPRLLAEFPRQLSCAVRAGGGDDWLLALGGSVVHWRPDAGPTVLAELEPDPAHSCLNDGAVDPAGRFWVGSMGVRRPLGPWGRLYSVRPGEAPQRPGVLLEGLLAANGIGWSPDGGTAYVVDSGRRLIHRLRTGAEGPLEPAGAPLGVPVGVPDGIAVDGEGCLWVALWDGGCVVRLGPGGELLRRIDLPCSRPAACALVGSRLVVTTATVPGEPGSGWTYVVEAGVGGPPAPRASAVAVPG, translated from the coding sequence GTGAGCGCCGCGGTCGTCCGCACCCCGCTGCCCCGGGCGCTGCTCGGCGAGGCCCCCCGCTTCGACGCCGCCGACTCCAGCCTGAGCTGGGTGGATCTGCTGGCCGGCCGGCTGTGGCTGGCGCGGCTGCGGCCGGACGCCCCTGTCGACGCCCCTGTCGACGCCCCTGCTGACGCCTGGGCCGACGACGCCTGGACGGCGGCTCCGCGGCTGCTGGCGGAGTTCCCCCGGCAGCTGAGCTGCGCGGTCCGGGCCGGGGGCGGTGACGACTGGCTGCTGGCGCTGGGCGGCTCGGTGGTCCACTGGCGGCCGGACGCCGGGCCGACCGTCCTGGCCGAGCTGGAGCCGGACCCGGCGCACAGCTGCCTCAACGACGGCGCGGTGGACCCCGCCGGGCGCTTCTGGGTGGGCTCGATGGGCGTCCGGCGGCCGTTGGGTCCGTGGGGACGGCTGTACTCGGTCCGGCCCGGCGAGGCGCCGCAGCGTCCCGGCGTGCTGCTGGAGGGCCTGCTGGCGGCCAACGGCATCGGCTGGAGCCCGGACGGCGGGACGGCGTACGTGGTCGACAGCGGCCGCCGGCTCATCCACCGGCTGCGGACCGGCGCCGAGGGCCCGCTGGAGCCGGCCGGTGCGCCGCTGGGCGTGCCGGTCGGGGTGCCCGACGGCATCGCCGTGGACGGCGAGGGCTGCCTGTGGGTCGCGCTCTGGGACGGCGGCTGCGTCGTCCGGCTGGGGCCCGGCGGCGAGTTGCTGCGGCGGATCGACCTGCCGTGCTCCCGCCCGGCCGCGTGCGCGCTGGTGGGCTCCCGGCTGGTGGTGACCACGGCGACGGTGCCGGGCGAGCCGGGCTCCGGCTGGACGTACGTGGTGGAGGCGGGCGTCGGCGGCCCCCCGGCGCCCCGGGCGTCGGCGGTGGCCGTCCCGGGCTGA
- a CDS encoding IclR family transcriptional regulator — protein MATESTAGTQAVERAMSLLVCFSDEHSELRTSELSARTGLGQSTVSRMISSLDRLGFVVQDARTGLYRLGPTAVTLGSVALNSSFLFRGARQIAQNLAHATGLGVNLAEFRNDQLFYLCNFEGARSPKSFTMAGRTAPLHVTGMGKAILAAKGPEYVRSYYARGLGHAYTPHTITDASRMEQALAEVRNRGYATEIEELAFGRACLAAPIRGRSGEVGAALSLNGPLSELDLPGRQQELALLVIEAADELSVALGFTVTRTPQPRLPLPAPEPAS, from the coding sequence ATGGCCACCGAGTCCACCGCCGGAACGCAGGCGGTCGAGCGCGCCATGTCGCTGCTCGTCTGCTTCTCCGACGAGCACAGCGAGCTGCGGACCTCGGAACTCTCCGCACGGACCGGGCTCGGGCAGTCCACGGTGTCCCGGATGATCTCCTCGCTGGACCGCCTGGGGTTCGTCGTGCAGGACGCCCGCACCGGCCTCTACCGGCTCGGCCCCACGGCCGTGACGCTGGGCTCGGTCGCGCTCAACAGCTCCTTCCTCTTCCGCGGCGCCCGGCAGATCGCGCAGAACCTCGCCCACGCCACCGGGCTCGGGGTGAACCTCGCCGAATTCCGCAACGACCAGTTGTTCTACCTGTGCAATTTCGAGGGCGCCCGATCGCCCAAATCATTCACCATGGCCGGGCGCACCGCCCCGCTGCACGTCACCGGAATGGGAAAGGCGATTCTCGCGGCCAAGGGCCCGGAATACGTCCGGTCCTATTACGCCCGGGGCCTCGGCCACGCGTACACCCCGCACACCATCACCGACGCGTCCCGGATGGAGCAGGCGCTGGCGGAGGTCCGCAACCGGGGCTACGCGACCGAGATCGAGGAGCTGGCCTTCGGCCGGGCCTGTCTGGCCGCGCCGATCCGCGGGCGCAGCGGCGAGGTGGGGGCCGCGCTCTCGCTGAACGGCCCGCTGTCGGAGCTGGACCTGCCGGGGCGGCAGCAGGAGCTGGCGCTGCTGGTGATCGAGGCGGCGGACGAGCTGTCGGTCGCGCTCGGCTTCACCGTGACCCGGACGCCCCAACCGCGGCTGCCGCTGCCCGCGCCGGAGCCGGCCTCGTGA
- a CDS encoding ABC transporter substrate-binding protein: MTHTPLPDRPVSRRGVLAGFGVLGVLGALGVAGCSTTTPGGGSAKGAATETDSIKFYGNALGEDAQKAAWQAVVNGWEKQSGKTVKPVVFPYDQASTQLALAAKSGDFDGVGQGPWQVLVPTGILADVSDLARTMNLPGKIVDSFLINGKLYFIPVNASGIGMVCDGRVADEVGLKDAMSVEDFAAALEKIKAQDPKVIPYAAVTENPDLKDAVHWMWGWGSEVVTDNLQCTIGDAASVAAMTWYKGLQDAGLVKGGVDRSDARILFAQGQAAIYDDAPLADSFVKTNGGSAALQAAIRPLQRPVFQANPSYNRFWGSGLFCSAGEGEATSKDFIDYVATNVSAATELYKESSLAPADATVAARVPGLDKDPFQSAFRTAVADHARASAWDKLASSAEIDTAIGQGVAGILAGQTGVQNGLNALRKNVQSILSQNN, translated from the coding sequence ATGACCCACACCCCCCTCCCCGACCGTCCGGTCTCCCGCAGAGGCGTCCTCGCAGGCTTCGGCGTTCTGGGTGTCCTCGGCGCCCTCGGGGTCGCCGGGTGCTCGACCACCACCCCCGGCGGCGGCTCGGCCAAGGGCGCCGCGACCGAGACCGACTCCATCAAGTTCTACGGCAACGCCCTCGGCGAGGACGCCCAGAAGGCCGCCTGGCAGGCCGTCGTCAACGGCTGGGAGAAGCAGTCCGGCAAGACCGTCAAGCCGGTCGTCTTCCCCTACGACCAGGCGTCCACCCAGCTGGCGCTGGCCGCCAAGTCGGGCGACTTCGACGGCGTCGGGCAGGGGCCGTGGCAGGTGCTGGTCCCCACCGGCATCCTGGCCGACGTGTCCGACCTGGCCAGGACCATGAACCTGCCGGGGAAGATCGTCGACTCCTTCCTGATCAACGGCAAGCTCTACTTCATCCCCGTCAACGCTTCCGGCATAGGCATGGTCTGCGACGGGCGGGTGGCCGACGAGGTCGGCCTGAAGGACGCCATGAGCGTCGAGGACTTCGCCGCCGCCCTGGAGAAGATCAAGGCGCAGGACCCCAAGGTGATCCCCTACGCGGCGGTCACCGAGAACCCGGACCTCAAGGACGCCGTCCACTGGATGTGGGGCTGGGGCAGCGAGGTGGTCACCGACAACCTGCAGTGCACCATCGGCGACGCCGCCAGCGTCGCGGCGATGACCTGGTACAAGGGGCTGCAGGACGCCGGGCTGGTCAAGGGCGGGGTGGACCGCAGCGACGCCCGCATCCTGTTCGCCCAGGGCCAGGCCGCGATCTACGACGACGCCCCGCTGGCCGACAGCTTCGTGAAGACCAACGGCGGCAGCGCCGCGCTGCAGGCCGCGATCCGGCCGCTGCAACGGCCCGTCTTCCAGGCCAACCCGTCCTACAACCGGTTCTGGGGCAGCGGGTTGTTCTGCAGCGCGGGCGAGGGCGAGGCGACGAGCAAGGACTTCATCGACTACGTGGCCACCAACGTCTCGGCGGCGACCGAGCTGTACAAGGAGTCCTCACTGGCCCCGGCCGACGCCACCGTCGCCGCCCGGGTGCCGGGGCTGGACAAGGACCCCTTCCAGAGCGCCTTCCGCACCGCCGTCGCCGACCACGCGCGGGCCTCGGCCTGGGACAAGCTGGCCAGCTCGGCGGAGATCGACACCGCGATCGGCCAGGGCGTGGCCGGCATCCTGGCCGGCCAGACCGGTGTGCAGAACGGCCTCAACGCCCTGCGCAAGAACGTGCAGAGCATCCTCAGCCAGAACAACTGA
- a CDS encoding carbohydrate ABC transporter permease, whose protein sequence is MSALSFPPPRRRSRDVGEGITSPTLGVGGRIGLTVLALFGLLPVYWLVATAFMRREDVFSVDRPYFPMDPTLANFREFFDNSTLLKDLGNSLVVSAGTAVVSVLVSGLTAYSLSKFRYRGRNMIMVMFLVGQLVPGALLLVTLYLMFNSAGLLYTYTAVILAFTTFTLPLSVFLLKGIIDALPDEILEAAKVDGLSNLAILFRIVCPLIVPGLITTAMFAFMRAWSDLLFALTLAGPDKQTLTVGMTTAFIHDGAADWPGLMAASVITSLPLAVIFVVLQRYFVSGLAAGAVKG, encoded by the coding sequence ATGTCCGCTCTCTCGTTCCCCCCGCCGCGACGCCGCTCCCGCGACGTCGGCGAGGGCATCACCTCCCCGACCCTGGGCGTCGGCGGCAGGATCGGGCTGACCGTGCTGGCGCTGTTCGGGCTGCTGCCGGTCTACTGGCTGGTCGCCACCGCCTTCATGCGCCGCGAGGACGTCTTCTCGGTCGACCGGCCGTACTTCCCGATGGATCCGACCCTGGCCAACTTCCGTGAGTTCTTCGACAATTCCACGCTGCTCAAGGACCTCGGCAACTCCCTGGTGGTCTCGGCCGGGACCGCGGTCGTCTCCGTGCTGGTGTCCGGGCTGACGGCCTATTCGCTGTCGAAGTTCCGCTACCGCGGCCGGAACATGATCATGGTCATGTTCCTGGTGGGACAGCTGGTGCCGGGCGCCCTGCTGCTGGTCACGCTCTACCTGATGTTCAACTCCGCCGGGCTGCTGTACACCTACACCGCGGTGATCCTGGCGTTCACCACCTTCACCCTGCCGCTGTCGGTGTTCCTGCTGAAGGGCATCATCGACGCCCTCCCGGACGAGATCCTCGAAGCCGCCAAGGTCGACGGGCTGTCCAACCTGGCCATCCTCTTCCGGATCGTCTGCCCGCTCATCGTGCCGGGCCTGATCACCACGGCCATGTTCGCCTTCATGCGCGCCTGGAGCGATCTGCTCTTCGCCCTCACCCTGGCCGGCCCGGACAAGCAGACCCTCACCGTCGGCATGACCACCGCCTTCATCCACGACGGCGCCGCCGACTGGCCCGGCCTGATGGCCGCCTCGGTGATCACCTCCCTGCCGCTCGCGGTGATCTTCGTCGTGCTGCAGCGCTACTTCGTCTCCGGCCTGGCCGCCGGGGCCGTCAAGGGCTGA
- a CDS encoding carbohydrate ABC transporter permease, whose product MSVTTEPTPARTISPSAPVRRRRGTLGARDRTFGFMLAAPAVALFLVVAVYPLVAGFGTSLYDQSLIWPGRKFVGFGNYADVWPDFLARLGTTLEFSVLATVCPLLIGVAVAVLLNARLRGRNLLRGVLMLPWLLPGVVVSFLWAWIFNDSYGVINHVLTQLHLPQVNVLGQPSTAMAAVVVAKTWNSFPWVMVVVLAVLQTLPREQLEAAALDGASRRQRFRHVSLPHLIGPVALISMLEFIYNFGSFDMIFVMTGGGPGTSTMTLAVTLYQYAFTDFDLGKAAAMGVLWLGVLSLVCGGYFLLNKKLES is encoded by the coding sequence ATGTCGGTCACCACCGAACCCACACCGGCGCGGACCATCTCGCCCAGCGCCCCCGTGCGGCGGCGGCGCGGAACACTGGGTGCCCGGGACCGCACCTTCGGGTTCATGCTCGCGGCGCCCGCGGTCGCCCTCTTCCTCGTCGTGGCCGTCTATCCGCTGGTGGCCGGCTTCGGTACCAGCCTCTACGATCAGTCCCTGATCTGGCCAGGTCGGAAGTTCGTCGGCTTCGGGAACTACGCCGACGTCTGGCCCGACTTCCTCGCCCGGCTGGGCACCACGCTGGAGTTCTCCGTCCTGGCGACCGTGTGCCCGCTGCTGATCGGCGTGGCCGTGGCGGTGCTCCTCAACGCCCGCCTGCGGGGCCGCAACCTGCTGCGCGGTGTGCTGATGCTGCCCTGGCTGCTGCCGGGCGTCGTGGTGTCCTTCCTCTGGGCGTGGATCTTCAACGACAGCTACGGCGTCATCAACCACGTCCTGACGCAGCTGCACCTGCCGCAGGTGAACGTCCTCGGCCAGCCGTCCACGGCCATGGCGGCCGTGGTCGTCGCCAAGACGTGGAACTCCTTCCCCTGGGTGATGGTGGTGGTCCTGGCCGTCCTGCAGACCCTGCCGCGCGAGCAGTTGGAGGCGGCCGCGCTCGACGGGGCCTCGCGCCGCCAGCGGTTCCGGCACGTGTCGCTGCCGCACCTGATCGGCCCGGTCGCGCTCATCTCCATGCTCGAGTTCATCTACAACTTCGGCTCGTTCGACATGATCTTCGTGATGACCGGCGGCGGTCCCGGCACATCGACCATGACCCTCGCGGTCACCCTCTACCAGTACGCCTTCACCGACTTCGACCTCGGCAAGGCCGCTGCCATGGGCGTGCTGTGGCTGGGCGTCCTCTCCCTCGTCTGCGGGGGCTACTTCCTGCTCAACAAGAAGCTGGAGTCGTGA
- a CDS encoding family 16 glycosylhydrolase, with protein MPALRTRSTRPRIHRLLTGLIGVTAVMGLLTVAGPGVTAAQADPPTDSYPPAGYSSVFVDNFSGSSLDTSVWNDRQTAQSNDSNVSVSGGELHVNMERVSTSTGLDGYRGGGISSKQYFGYGYYEVRAFVPAGLPGWHPAFWTQIWDGGQAQAVYNTDFTELDVLENQPTTVAGVKTTYLDAGDFAWDNNAQGADVQLSHSARVKWQPTASSPSPLGSWHTFGLLYTATSLTYTLDGKQVGSPLPNPSLPDSPMSLWLTAIPTNAADLDSSQPVGHSYGTFDVDWVAYYAPGGVTPTTTPDVSSVPADTPAVTQDFSDNAHEWTTDGVGSWTVTSSGGVDTYGQSSTSGDAISTFGLPTNDLPYVPTWSNTSVEGTLTLDSTGAGAGLLGRYQNDENYYYLQLNPTTQQVSLVKKTDPGTGATVTTLASAPLAIATGTPYDLKLTIKDDTLTGYVDGTQVVTADDSTFITGGVGVKGYHQSFGVSGVQIDALG; from the coding sequence ATGCCGGCTCTGCGTACGAGATCCACCCGCCCCCGGATCCACCGGCTCCTCACGGGCCTGATCGGCGTCACCGCAGTCATGGGCCTGCTCACCGTCGCCGGGCCCGGCGTGACCGCCGCCCAGGCCGACCCGCCCACGGACTCGTACCCGCCCGCCGGGTACTCCTCGGTCTTCGTCGACAACTTCTCGGGATCGTCGCTGGACACGAGCGTCTGGAACGACCGGCAGACCGCCCAGTCCAACGACTCCAACGTCTCCGTCTCGGGCGGCGAGCTCCACGTCAACATGGAGCGGGTCAGCACCTCGACCGGCCTGGACGGCTACCGCGGCGGCGGCATCTCCTCCAAGCAGTACTTCGGCTACGGCTACTACGAGGTCCGCGCCTTCGTCCCGGCCGGCCTGCCCGGCTGGCACCCCGCCTTCTGGACCCAGATATGGGACGGCGGCCAGGCCCAGGCCGTCTACAACACCGACTTCACCGAGCTCGACGTCCTCGAGAACCAGCCGACCACGGTCGCCGGTGTGAAGACCACCTACCTGGACGCCGGCGACTTCGCCTGGGACAACAACGCGCAGGGCGCCGACGTGCAGCTGTCGCACTCCGCCCGGGTCAAGTGGCAGCCCACGGCGAGCAGTCCGAGCCCGCTCGGCTCCTGGCACACCTTCGGCCTGCTCTACACGGCGACCTCGCTCACCTACACCCTCGACGGCAAGCAGGTCGGCAGTCCGCTGCCGAACCCGTCGCTGCCCGACAGTCCGATGTCGCTGTGGCTCACGGCCATTCCGACCAACGCCGCCGACCTGGACAGCTCGCAGCCGGTCGGCCACAGCTACGGCACGTTCGACGTGGACTGGGTCGCCTACTACGCGCCGGGCGGCGTCACCCCGACCACCACCCCGGACGTCTCGTCGGTCCCCGCCGACACCCCCGCCGTCACCCAGGACTTCAGCGACAACGCGCACGAGTGGACCACCGACGGCGTGGGCTCCTGGACGGTCACCTCCAGCGGCGGCGTGGACACCTACGGCCAGTCCTCGACCAGCGGCGACGCCATCTCCACCTTCGGGCTGCCCACCAACGACCTGCCCTACGTGCCCACCTGGAGCAACACCAGCGTGGAGGGCACGCTCACGCTCGACTCCACCGGCGCCGGGGCGGGCCTGCTCGGTCGCTACCAGAACGACGAGAACTACTACTACCTGCAGCTGAACCCGACCACGCAGCAGGTCTCGCTGGTGAAGAAGACCGACCCGGGCACCGGCGCCACGGTCACCACCCTGGCCAGTGCGCCGCTGGCGATCGCCACCGGCACCCCGTACGACCTCAAGCTGACCATCAAGGACGACACCCTCACCGGCTACGTCGACGGCACCCAGGTGGTGACGGCCGACGACAGCACCTTCATCACCGGCGGTGTCGGCGTCAAGGGCTACCACCAGTCGTTCGGCGTCTCCGGCGTGCAGATCGACGCGCTCGGCTGA
- a CDS encoding IclR family transcriptional regulator, with protein MAHSRRTGTTVTSGSVSGTQSVERALSLLEHFTEEQPERRIAELVELSGLGQSTVSRLVATLESLGYLFRDPRSGLHRIGPRVVTLAGVALNQSPLHRAARQVAQNLAYELKLGANVAERHGSEMFYLCHFEGPLAPRTFTLTGRTAPLHATGMGKALLSDLTPDQVREAVGAAYPAYTPRTIVSLDRLLKELDQVRSSGYATEVEELAFGRACVAAPVRDRSGAVAGALSISGSLSALDLDNRQGALADKVIETADQISISLGFMGPSAHRVG; from the coding sequence ATGGCGCACTCGCGGCGCACCGGCACAACGGTCACCAGCGGATCGGTGTCCGGTACGCAGAGTGTCGAACGGGCGCTCTCCCTGCTGGAGCACTTCACCGAGGAGCAGCCCGAGCGCCGTATCGCCGAACTCGTCGAGCTCAGCGGGCTGGGGCAGTCCACGGTCTCCCGCCTGGTGGCGACACTGGAGTCGCTCGGCTACCTGTTCCGGGATCCGCGCAGCGGCCTGCACCGGATCGGCCCGCGGGTGGTGACGCTGGCGGGGGTGGCGCTCAACCAGTCGCCGCTGCACCGGGCGGCCCGGCAGGTGGCGCAGAACCTCGCGTACGAGCTGAAGCTGGGTGCCAACGTGGCGGAGCGCCACGGCAGCGAGATGTTCTACCTCTGCCACTTCGAGGGCCCGCTGGCCCCGAGGACCTTCACCCTGACCGGCCGGACGGCCCCGCTGCACGCCACCGGCATGGGCAAGGCGCTGCTGTCGGACCTCACCCCGGACCAGGTGCGCGAGGCGGTGGGCGCGGCCTACCCCGCGTACACGCCCCGGACGATCGTCTCGCTGGACCGGCTGCTCAAGGAGCTGGACCAGGTGCGTTCGAGCGGATACGCCACCGAGGTCGAGGAGTTGGCCTTCGGCCGGGCCTGCGTGGCCGCGCCGGTGCGGGACCGCTCGGGGGCGGTGGCCGGTGCGCTGTCCATCTCCGGTTCGCTGTCGGCCCTGGACCTGGACAACCGGCAGGGCGCCCTGGCGGACAAGGTCATCGAGACCGCCGACCAGATCTCGATCAGCCTCGGCTTCATGGGGCCGTCCGCGCACCGGGTCGGATAG